Proteins from a genomic interval of Streptococcus sp. D7B5:
- a CDS encoding Ltp family lipoprotein: MKKITTILFVGLASIALVACSSKTEKKEASKASEAKTEQTSSSTTTEDQNVSSEFKAALKKAKSYSKTAHLSKEGMVNQLTEFEKFPEDAVQYAVENAGIDWKKEAVEKAKSYSKTAHLSKEGMVNQLTEFEKFTEEEAKYAVENAGIDWKKEAVEKAKSYQKTAGLSNEALKNQLTEFEKFTDEEAQYAVEHLE, encoded by the coding sequence ATGAAAAAAATTACAACTATTCTTTTTGTTGGTTTAGCTTCGATTGCTTTGGTTGCTTGTTCATCAAAAACTGAGAAAAAAGAAGCTTCAAAAGCTTCTGAAGCAAAAACTGAACAAACTTCTTCATCAACTACTACAGAAGACCAAAATGTTTCTTCTGAGTTTAAGGCTGCTTTAAAGAAAGCTAAGTCTTATTCTAAAACAGCTCATCTTTCAAAAGAAGGTATGGTTAATCAGTTGACAGAATTTGAAAAATTCCCTGAAGATGCTGTTCAATATGCAGTTGAAAATGCTGGTATTGATTGGAAAAAAGAGGCAGTTGAAAAAGCTAAGTCTTATTCCAAAACAGCTCATCTTTCAAAAGAAGGTATGGTTAATCAGTTGACAGAATTTGAAAAATTTACTGAAGAAGAAGCTAAATATGCAGTTGAAAATGCTGGTATTGACTGGAAAAAAGAAGCAGTTGAAAAAGCTAAAAGTTATCAAAAAACTGCTGGCTTATCAAATGAAGCATTAAAAAATCAGTTAACAGAATTTGAAAAATTTACTGATGAAGAAGCTCAGTATGCAGTAGAACATTTAGAATAA
- a CDS encoding class I SAM-dependent methyltransferase, whose protein sequence is MKHDFNHKAETFDSPKNIFLANLVCQVVEKQIALLSDKEILDFGGGTGLLALPLAKQAKSVTLVDISEKMLEQARLKAKGQEIRNLQLLEQDLLANPLEQQFDIIVVSRVLHHMPDLDATLAMFHYHLRENGQVFIADFVKTDTNHHGFDLAELETKLAQFGFSSIGSQILYSAEGLFLGNYAELFLTVAQKSLAHYVLTPKSWTNNY, encoded by the coding sequence ATGAAACACGATTTTAATCACAAAGCAGAAACTTTTGATTCGCCCAAAAATATCTTTCTTGCAAATTTGGTTTGTCAAGTAGTTGAAAAACAGATTGCTCTTCTATCAGACAAGGAAATATTGGACTTTGGTGGTGGGACGGGTCTATTAGCTTTGCCCCTGGCCAAGCAGGCCAAGTCGGTTACCCTTGTGGACATCTCGGAGAAAATGCTGGAGCAAGCCCGTTTGAAAGCAAAGGGACAAGAAATCAGGAATCTTCAACTCTTGGAGCAGGATTTACTGGCAAATCCCTTGGAACAGCAATTTGACATAATTGTTGTCAGTCGAGTTCTTCATCATATGCCTGATCTAGATGCGACTCTTGCCATGTTTCACTATCATCTTAGGGAGAATGGACAAGTTTTCATCGCTGATTTTGTCAAGACAGATACCAACCACCATGGTTTTGATTTAGCTGAACTGGAAACCAAGCTCGCCCAGTTTGGTTTTTCGAGCATTGGCAGTCAGATTCTCTATAGTGCTGAAGGTCTTTTCCTCGGAAATTACGCAGAACTCTTTTTAACTGTAGCCCAAAAATCACTTGCTCACTATGTACTGACCCCTAAAAGTTGGACAAATAATTATTGA
- the comGG gene encoding competence type IV pilus minor pilin ComGG — MWKKQKVKAGVLLYAVTMAAIFSLLLQFYLNRQVAHHKDFALNKEKLIAFAMAKRSKDKAEQESGERVFNLGKVRYQNTKTGFTTSVRMNKGNYEFLFPPMKIQEKKTDKKEEVATDSSNQAGKKKSEEKPEKKDKS, encoded by the coding sequence GTGTGGAAAAAGCAAAAAGTTAAGGCAGGCGTTCTCTTATATGCAGTCACCATGGCAGCCATCTTTAGTCTGTTGTTGCAGTTTTATTTAAATCGGCAAGTCGCCCATCACAAAGACTTTGCCCTAAACAAAGAAAAGTTGATCGCTTTTGCCATGGCCAAGCGAAGTAAGGATAAGGCTGAGCAAGAAAGTGGAGAACGAGTCTTTAACTTAGGAAAAGTCAGATATCAAAATACGAAAACAGGTTTTACAACAAGTGTTCGTATGAATAAGGGCAACTATGAATTTCTCTTTCCTCCGATGAAAATCCAAGAAAAGAAAACGGATAAAAAGGAAGAGGTAGCGACTGATTCAAGCAATCAAGCAGGGAAGAAAAAATCAGAAGAAAAGCCTGAAAAGAAAGACAAATCCTAG
- the comGF gene encoding competence type IV pilus minor pilin ComGF, with protein MVQRSYSTLKSSKVRAFTLLESLIALIVISGGLLLFQAMSQLLISEVRYQKQSEQKEWLLFVDQLEVELERSQFEKVEGNRLYMKQDGKDISIGKSKSDDFRKTDTSGRGYQPMVYGLKSAQITEENQLVRFRFQFQKGLEREFIYRVEKAKS; from the coding sequence ATGGTTCAGAGAAGTTACTCGACCTTAAAGAGCAGTAAGGTAAGAGCGTTCACTCTTTTAGAATCTCTGATTGCCCTTATCGTCATTAGCGGAGGCTTGCTCCTCTTCCAGGCTATGAGTCAGCTCCTCATTTCAGAAGTTCGTTACCAGAAGCAAAGCGAGCAAAAGGAGTGGCTCTTGTTTGTGGATCAACTGGAGGTAGAGTTAGAGCGTTCGCAGTTTGAAAAGGTAGAAGGCAATCGCCTCTACATGAAACAAGATGGTAAGGATATCTCTATAGGGAAGTCTAAATCGGATGATTTTCGGAAGACCGATACCAGCGGACGGGGCTACCAACCTATGGTTTATGGACTCAAATCAGCACAGATTACAGAGGAAAATCAATTGGTTCGCTTTCGTTTCCAATTTCAAAAGGGCTTAGAAAGGGAGTTCATCTATCGTGTGGAAAAAGCAAAAAGTTAA
- the comGE gene encoding competence type IV pilus minor pilin ComGE: protein MEKLNALRKLKIKAVILLEAVVALAVFASIATLLLGQIQKNRQEEAEILQKEEVLRVAKMALQTGQNQVNINGVEIQVFSSEKGVEVYHGSEKLLDLKEQ from the coding sequence ATGGAAAAATTAAACGCATTAAGGAAACTAAAAATTAAGGCAGTGATTTTACTGGAAGCGGTGGTTGCTCTAGCCGTTTTTGCCAGTATTGCGACCCTTCTTTTGGGACAAATTCAGAAAAATAGACAAGAAGAGGCAGAAATCTTGCAAAAGGAAGAAGTCTTGCGTGTGGCGAAGATGGCTCTGCAGACAGGTCAAAATCAGGTAAACATAAACGGAGTGGAGATTCAGGTGTTTTCTAGTGAAAAAGGAGTGGAGGTCTATCATGGTTCAGAGAAGTTACTCGACCTTAAAGAGCAGTAA
- the comGD gene encoding competence type IV pilus minor pilin ComGD, with the protein MQNKKPVKLLQIKAFTMLESLLVLGLVSILALGLSGSVQSTFAAVEEQIFFMEFEELYRETQKRSLASQQKTSLNLDGQTISNGSQKLTVPKGIQAPSGQSIIFDRAGGNSSLAKVEFQTNKGAIRYQLYLGNGKIKRIKETKN; encoded by the coding sequence ATGCAAAACAAAAAACCAGTCAAACTGTTGCAGATTAAGGCCTTTACTATGCTTGAAAGTCTCTTAGTTTTGGGACTTGTGAGTATCCTTGCTTTGGGCTTGTCCGGTTCTGTCCAGTCCACTTTTGCAGCGGTAGAGGAGCAGATTTTCTTTATGGAGTTTGAAGAACTCTATCGGGAAACACAAAAACGCAGTCTAGCCAGTCAGCAAAAGACCAGCTTGAACTTAGATGGACAGACGATCAGTAATGGCAGTCAAAAGTTGACAGTTCCTAAAGGAATTCAGGCACCATCAGGACAAAGCATTATATTTGACCGAGCTGGGGGCAATTCGTCCCTGGCTAAGGTTGAATTTCAGACTAACAAAGGAGCGATTCGCTATCAATTATATCTAGGAAATGGAAAAATTAAACGCATTAAGGAAACTAAAAATTAA
- the comGC gene encoding competence type IV pilus major pilin ComGC: protein MKKLMTNLKKAKVKAFTLVEMLVVLLIISVLLLLFVPNLTKQKDAVDDKGKAAVVKVVESQAELYRLDKNDDASLSKLQADGRITAEQAKAYKDYHAKQKTSQTVAD from the coding sequence ATGAAAAAACTCATGACAAATTTAAAAAAAGCCAAGGTTAAAGCTTTCACTTTGGTAGAAATGTTAGTGGTCTTGCTCATCATCAGCGTTCTTCTCTTGCTCTTTGTACCCAATTTGACCAAGCAAAAGGATGCCGTAGATGATAAAGGAAAAGCTGCTGTTGTCAAGGTCGTGGAAAGCCAGGCAGAACTTTATCGTTTGGATAAAAATGATGATGCCAGCCTCAGCAAATTACAAGCGGACGGTCGTATCACAGCTGAGCAAGCTAAAGCTTACAAAGACTACCATGCAAAACAAAAAACCAGTCAAACTGTTGCAGATTAA
- the comGB gene encoding competence type IV pilus assembly protein ComGB codes for MDISQVFRPKRKKLATAKQKKIITLFNNLFSSGFHLVDIISFLGRSALLEKDYVAQMHQGLAQGKSFSEMMDSLGFSSAIVTQLSLAEVHGNLHLSLGKIEEYLDNLSKVKKKLIEVATYPLILLGFLLLIMLGLRNYLLPQLDSSNIATQIIGNLPQIFLGLVLVCSLSLLLALTFYKRSSKMRVFSMLARIPFLGIFVQTYLTAYYAREWGNMISQGMELMQIFQIMQEQGSQLFNEIGQDLAQALQNGREFSQTIATYPFFKKELSLIIEYGEVKSKLGSELEIYAEKTWEAFFTRVNRTMNLVQPLVFIFVALIIVLLYAAMLMPMYQNMEVNF; via the coding sequence ATGGACATATCACAAGTCTTCAGGCCGAAACGGAAAAAATTAGCTACAGCTAAGCAGAAGAAAATCATCACCCTGTTTAACAATCTCTTCTCCAGTGGCTTTCATTTGGTGGATATTATTTCTTTCTTGGGAAGAAGTGCCCTGCTAGAAAAGGACTATGTGGCCCAGATGCACCAAGGCTTGGCTCAGGGGAAATCTTTCTCAGAGATGATGGACAGCTTGGGCTTTTCAAGTGCTATTGTGACCCAATTATCCCTAGCTGAAGTGCATGGAAATCTTCACCTGAGTCTGGGGAAGATAGAAGAATATCTGGATAATTTGTCCAAGGTCAAGAAAAAGTTAATCGAAGTGGCGACCTATCCTCTGATTTTGCTGGGATTTCTCCTGCTAATCATGCTGGGGTTGAGAAACTATCTACTTCCTCAACTGGACAGTAGCAATATCGCCACTCAAATCATCGGCAATCTGCCACAAATATTTCTGGGACTAGTGTTGGTTTGCTCTCTATCTTTGCTTTTAGCTCTCACTTTTTACAAAAGAAGTTCCAAGATGCGGGTCTTCTCGATGTTAGCGCGGATTCCCTTTCTAGGAATCTTTGTCCAGACTTATCTGACAGCTTATTATGCGCGTGAATGGGGCAATATGATTTCGCAGGGGATGGAGCTGATGCAGATTTTTCAGATCATGCAGGAACAAGGCTCACAGCTCTTTAACGAAATCGGTCAAGATTTGGCTCAAGCCCTGCAAAATGGCCGCGAATTTTCTCAAACCATAGCGACCTATCCTTTCTTTAAAAAGGAGTTGAGTCTCATCATCGAGTATGGGGAAGTCAAGTCCAAGCTGGGGAGTGAGTTGGAAATCTATGCTGAAAAAACTTGGGAAGCCTTTTTTACCCGAGTCAACCGCACCATGAATCTGGTGCAGCCACTGGTTTTTATCTTTGTGGCCCTGATTATCGTTTTACTTTATGCGGCAATGCTTATGCCCATGTATCAAAATATGGAGGTAAATTTTTAA
- the comGA gene encoding competence type IV pilus ATPase ComGA produces MVQEIAQKIIATAKAKKAQDIYFIPKEKSYELHMRVGDARCLVDSYEFDVLAAVISHFKFVAGMNVGEKRRSQLGSCDYQHGEKVSSLRLSTVGDYRGHESLVIRLLHDEEQDLHFWFQDMNELGEQYRQRGLYLFAGPVGSGKTTLMHELAKSLFMGQQVMSIEDPVEIKQEDMLQLQLNEAIGLTYENLIKLSLRHRPDLLIIGEIRDSETARAVVRASLTGATVFSTIHAKSIRGVYERLLELGVTEEELAVVLQGVCYQRLIGGGGIVDFANKDYQEHQPTRWNEQIDQLLKDGHITSLQAETEKISYS; encoded by the coding sequence ATGGTACAAGAAATTGCACAGAAAATTATTGCTACTGCGAAAGCAAAGAAGGCTCAGGATATCTATTTCATTCCCAAGGAAAAGTCCTATGAGCTTCACATGCGGGTTGGAGACGCGCGGTGTCTCGTTGACTCCTATGAGTTTGATGTTTTAGCTGCTGTGATTAGTCATTTTAAGTTTGTAGCGGGTATGAATGTAGGGGAGAAGAGACGTAGTCAGCTGGGCTCTTGCGACTATCAGCATGGGGAGAAGGTGTCTTCTCTGCGTTTGTCTACCGTAGGAGATTATCGGGGACATGAGAGTTTGGTCATTCGTTTGTTGCACGACGAAGAGCAGGACCTGCATTTCTGGTTTCAGGATATGAATGAACTGGGTGAGCAGTACCGGCAACGGGGCCTCTACCTTTTTGCGGGTCCAGTTGGAAGTGGCAAGACGACCTTGATGCACGAATTAGCCAAGTCTCTGTTTATGGGGCAACAGGTTATGTCCATCGAAGATCCTGTCGAAATCAAGCAGGAAGACATGCTCCAGTTGCAGTTGAATGAAGCGATTGGCTTGACCTATGAAAATCTGATCAAACTGTCTCTCCGGCATCGTCCGGACCTCTTGATTATCGGTGAAATTCGTGACAGCGAGACAGCGCGTGCAGTGGTCAGAGCCAGTTTGACAGGGGCGACAGTCTTTTCAACCATTCATGCTAAGAGTATCCGAGGTGTTTATGAACGCCTTCTGGAGTTGGGGGTGACGGAGGAGGAATTAGCAGTTGTTCTGCAAGGAGTCTGCTACCAGAGATTAATCGGGGGAGGAGGAATCGTTGACTTTGCAAACAAAGACTATCAAGAACACCAGCCAACCAGGTGGAATGAACAGATTGACCAGCTTCTTAAAGATGGACATATCACAAGTCTTCAGGCCGAAACGGAAAAAATTAGCTACAGCTAA
- a CDS encoding DUF1033 family protein, which translates to MYRVIEMYGDFEPWWFIEGWEEDVIMSQSFDKYYDALKYYKSCWFELEKKNPLYKSRSDLMTIFWDPADKRWCDECDEYLQQYHSLALLQDEQVIPDEKLRPGYEKQTGQEKHRSCRMKWR; encoded by the coding sequence ATGTATCGTGTTATAGAAATGTATGGGGATTTTGAACCGTGGTGGTTCATAGAAGGTTGGGAAGAAGATGTCATCATGAGTCAATCTTTTGACAAGTATTATGATGCTCTAAAATATTATAAATCATGCTGGTTTGAGCTGGAAAAGAAGAATCCTCTTTATAAGAGTCGGAGTGATTTGATGACTATCTTTTGGGATCCTGCTGATAAACGCTGGTGTGATGAGTGCGATGAGTATTTGCAGCAGTACCATTCTTTGGCACTTTTACAGGATGAGCAAGTCATCCCCGATGAAAAGCTACGTCCAGGCTACGAAAAACAAACAGGTCAAGAAAAGCATCGTTCTTGCCGCATGAAATGGAGATAA